The segment CAAAAAAAATCAACCTTTTTGCCCTGTGAGCTTCCAGCCTTGAGACTGATGATGATTTTCAAAACAGAAATCGGGTCAATTTGGCTGATTTTTATCACCCCGGATAAGGGCTCGATGTTGAACCCGGTTATGGTAAATTGCATTTTTCTCCGGCGTCATCGAGCCTGACAAACGTAATACATGTGGTAAAGACCGCTTTTTCTTCCGTTGCCCCTGGCGCATCGGCTAAGGCCTCGATTTGATATTTTACGGATGTGTTTCCCTGATGGATGCGCTCAATATGAAAATGAAGAATCGTTCCATTCAGGACCCGGTGCTTGAATACAATATCGTTCATGGCGATGGTGACCAGTGTGCAGCCCGGGAATTCAAGGGATGCGGAAATCCATGCATACTCGTCGATCCACTTTAGCAGTGCTCCGCCAAACAGATATCCGTGATGGTTTAAATGCTCCGGTCTTACAATAGCATAATTTTCCACGCGCTACCTTTCCTTTGTTTTCTGATGTTTTCTGACGATGGCCATTAACAGAAAAAATGTCTTTTGAAAAGACAAGCAAGGCCGTGTGCTCCATCAGAACTTCGATCCGTTTCATTCCGTTTCTGCTCGCTCCGATGACATCATCTTTTCAATCGCCGATCATTATTGTGTTGCCGGGGGTAAGGTGCTCCTGATTCAGGATGTGGCGGATCGCTTCGGAAATTTTCTGCGCATCGCGGGAGTTGAGCATTCGGGAAAAGCCTTCCGGAAGCGGGGGGGCAATACTCCCGGTGAATAACCGGGCGATTCCAACCGTCGTTATCACAACGAAGCCCGCATTGGAACCGGTGAGTTGCC is part of the Desulfobacterales bacterium genome and harbors:
- a CDS encoding acyl-CoA thioesterase, with product MENYAIVRPEHLNHHGYLFGGALLKWIDEYAWISASLEFPGCTLVTIAMNDIVFKHRVLNGTILHFHIERIHQGNTSVKYQIEALADAPGATEEKAVFTTCITFVRLDDAGEKCNLP